A window of the Fulvia fulva chromosome 3, complete sequence genome harbors these coding sequences:
- a CDS encoding Soluble epoxide hydrolase: MCRPAVQVNYREKAVDMASYTSLLVLLSTVVCQALALVPFDTWSHARIQLQDTSIYFRYSPSGKPPLLLIHGFPQHSPTWATIGPILAEQYTVIAPDNRGSGESALAISDDYTAPAAAEDHLAILNFLNISSAYVVAHDKGAGVATALAFEHSKVVEKLVLIEYALPGGGYYTTCATSNQLYRDWQLAFFAVPDAAAYFIQGREKEMLTWYLYHGSYSGNAAISNDLLETYTRAISKPGFLRAGLQYFGAAFWEVGYWARTVEAKGKLQMPTLAMGGEASFGAVIREAWEGPYVEGLETDVIPKAGHWMGEENPVWTANRVLWFLGNASTVPSVDLSWLEDTITIFGNFEGATLTPGTNGTV; encoded by the exons ATGTGCAGGCCCGCTGTTCAAGTCAACTATCGGGAAAAGGCAGTAGACATGGCGTCCTACACTTCACTTTTGGTCCTGTTGAGCACCGTCGTCTGCCAGGCGCTCGCCCTCGTTCCCTTCGATACCTGGTCCCACGCCCGAATCCAACTCCAAGATACCTCCATCTACTTTCGCTACTCGCCCTCCGGCAAACCTCCCCTTCTCCTCATCCATGGCTTCCCCCAGCACAGTCCAACCTGGGCAACCATCGGTCCCATCCTTGCCGAACAGTACACTGTAATTGCTCCCGATAACCGCGGAAGCGGCGAGTCCGCCCTCGCCATCAGCGATGACTACACTGCACCAGCCGCAGCAGAAGATCACCTCGCCATCTTGAACTTCCTGAATATATCCAGTGCATACGTCGTCGCCCATGACAAAGGAGCTGGAGTCGCTACGGCGTTGGCCTTTGAACATTCTAAAGTTGTGGAGAAGTTGGTATTGATCGAGTATGCACTTCCAGGAGGTGGGTATTACACGACCTGCGCGACCTCGAACCAGCTCTATCGCGACTGGCAACTTGCTTTCTTCGCTGTTCCGGATGCCGCTGCGTACTTCATCCAGGGTCGGGAGAAGGAGATGTTGACGTGGTACCTTTACCATGGGTCGTACAGTGGTAATGCCGCGATTAGCAACGATCTGCTTGAGACTTATACCAGAGCGATTTCGAAGCCCGGATTCTTGAGGGCTGGGTTGCAGTACTTTGGTGCGGCGTTCTGGGAGGTAGGGTATTGGGCGAGGACGGTGGAGGCCAAAGGGAAGTTGCAGATGCCGACGCTGGCGATGGGTGGGGAGGCGAGTTTTGGGGCTGTGATAAGGGAGGCGTGGGAAGGTCCGTATGTGGAGGGGTTGGAGACTGATGTGATCCCCAAGGCTGGGCATTGGATG GGCGAGGAGAACCCGGTCTGGACTGCGAACAGGGTGTTGTGGTTTCTTGGCAATGCGTCCACTGTTCCAAGCGTGGACTTGTCGTGGCTGGAAGATACGATCACCATATTCGGCAACTTCGAGGGAGCCACGCTGACTCCTGGCACCAATGGTACAGTGTGA
- a CDS encoding Trans-enoyl reductase ACTTS2 codes for MSQPDLQPIPPTMQALILDAKNHTANVHIIATPHPGPTEILIKVHAIALNPVDALYVAHPLGQSGRTVGSDFSGTIVSLGSEVPAVDISVGQKVAGFLQGACSINERPGAFAEYVVVPWDLVWKIGAMPFEEAAGVSLCALTAAQMLRRLGVRMPFEMAEQAAEIGSVFINGATTSVGSFAAQLAKQAIPQVKLFGTASEKHFPMLGDSSYHYTKVVSYKDPTSWRTATPHSNGVSIALDCISEGETVHNTAKVLSRPAKDMHQIAVVRSRQGGAWNTPLEQLGTEPSYGAVWEGLGEDVEYMGMTLPANAASRAFTVAFYRWLSEGQKLVPIQARFMPGGLGEVVGDGFVLMGTGTMMDRNVVREEEYMRPVSAEKLVYCIV; via the exons ATGTCTCAACCCGACCTGCAGCCAATCCCACCAACCATGCAGGCCCTCATACTCGATGCGAAGAACCACACAGCAAACGTCCACATCATCGCAACGCCTCACCCCGGCCCTACCGAGATCCTGATCAAAGTCCACGCGATAGCCCTCAATCCCGTCGATGCGCTCTACGTCGCTCACCCACTCGGCCAATCCGGTCGAACAGTCGGCTCAGACTTCAGCGGCACCATCGTGTCGCTTGGAAGCGAGGTTCCAGCCGTGGACATCAGCGTCGGTCAGAAAGTTGCCGGCTTTCTCCAAGGGGCCTGCAGCATCAATGAGCGGCCTGGGGCGTTTGCGGAGTATGTGGTCGTGCCGTGGGACCTGGTGTGGAAGATTGGGGCCATGCCCTTCGAGGAAGCGGCGGGTGTGAGTCTTTGTGCGTTGACGGCTGCGCAGATGTTGAGGCGGCTTGGGGTGAGGATGCCGTTTGAGATGGCGGAGCAGGCCGCTGAGATTGGATCTGTCTTCATTAATGGGGCTACTACTTCAGTCGGGTCGTTTGCGGCTCAGTTG GCAAAGCAAGCAATACCACAGGTGAAGCTATTCGGAACAGCATCAGAGAAGCATTTCCCCATGCTGGGGGACTCATCTTACCACTATACCAAAGTCGTCAGCTACAAAGACCCAACCTCATGGCGCACCGCTACTCCCCACAGCAATGGCGTGTCCATAGCACTAGACTGCATCTCAGAAGGCGAAACAGTGCACAACACAGCCAAAGTCCTCTCCCGGCCAGCAAAAGACATGCACCAAATCGCCGTCGTACGCTCCCGACAAGGCGGCGCCTGGAACACTCCCCTCGAACAACTAGGCACCGAGCCAAGCTACGGCGCAGTATGGGAAGGTCTCGGGGAGGATGTCGAGTATATGGGCATGACGTTGCCGGCGAATGCTGCCTCTCGCGCCTTTACGGTGGCGTTTTATCGCTGGCTTTCTGAGGGCCAGAAGCTTGTGCCGATCCAGGCGAGGTTCATGCCAGGGGGACTTGGGGAGGTAGTTGGGGATGGGTTTGTGCTGATGGGGACTGGGACTATGATGGATAGGAATGTGGTGAGGGAGGAGGAGTATATGAGGCCTGTTAGTGCTGAGAAGTTGGTGTATTGCATTGTTTGA
- a CDS encoding Notoamide biosynthesis cluster protein, with protein sequence MLSAFSDARHRHPETARESFFAYVEAATFKKLDGSLEYRYSAKHLAPNDLVDWAWRKNQFAVSASPHQDGSLESELRILFAQPRSSFRANIPEQLLTANVLGALNLPPCTFASFRMAPGTYSAHTEPVGSAFDDCQRLGLVFRSPQKWEFSIGGLAVSHNFATRTTTALNVGFAFGIDQYKANDTKAPEPLWNLVRQMRQAQESLSHPLLLPSLFLSRHILRVSAYIKEHISERVVQLESAIGVTKAGRSFMRGGANVPSLFVDDQMHRNNAKRLTADINDLTTWIMFTRRSPEWDIECIDFLLRLLGKSRKLRECHGIAPQPFYEALDYMRNYAQGCLESCQTSKARMDLQLNILYTSVAQDDGQTSARLAAAAGRDSTSMKIIALITAAYLPGTFIATLFSISMFDWGAGNTGSVSRSFWIYWVVTIPLTIVTLLGWGLWWQFEKKRFVQEVQEASQQPSRHRGLPEALEELKSHGLGRSAKSE encoded by the exons ATGCTAAGTGCCTTTAGCGATGCTCGGCATAGGCACCCCGAGACTGCTCGAGAGAGCTTCTTTGCCTACGTTGAGGCTGCCACTTTCAAGAAG CTCGATGGCTCCCTCGAATATCGTTATTCCGCGAAGCATCTTGCCCCAAACGACCTGGTAGACTGGGCCTGGAGAAAGAATCAATTCGCAGTATCTGCATCTCCACACCAAGATGGTAGCCTTGAAAGCGAACTCAGGATCCTCTTCGCCCAGCCACGTTCCAGTTTCCGCGCCAACATACCTGAGCAGCTGTTGACTGCTAATGTGTTGGGTGCACTCAACCTTCCGCCCTGCACGTTTGCATCTTTCCGAATGGCGCCCGGCACTTACTCGGCTCACACCGAGCCCGTTGGCAGCGCTTTCGATGACTGTCAGAGACTCG GCCTGGTATTCCGATCGCCACAGAAGTGGGAATTCTCTATTGGAGGTCTTGCAGTCTCGCACAACTTCGCCACTCGAACGACGACGGCTCTCAACGTTGGCTTCGCCTTTGGCATCGATCAGTACAAAGCCAATGACACAAAAGCACCGGAGCCGTTATGGAACCTAGTCCGGCAAATGAGGCAGGCTCAGGAATCACTATCTCACCCTCTTCTGCTGCCCTCACTGTTCCTGTCGCGGCACATCCTGCGTGTGAGCGCTTACATCAAAGAACACATATCGGAGCGTGTTGTCCAGCTGGAGTCAGCTATCGGCGTTACCAAAGCAGGTCGATCGTTCATGCGAGGTGGAGCCAATGTGCCGAGCTTGTTCGTGGATGACCAAATGCATCGCAATAATGCTAAAAGACTGACTGCCGACATCAACGATTTGACAACTTGGATTATGTTTACTCGACGTTCGCCAGAATGGGACATAGAATGCATCGACTTTCTACTTCGGCTGCTTGGTAAGAGTCGCAAGCTGCGAGAGTGCCATGGCATAGCGCCGCAGCCATTCTACGAAGCACTGGATTATATGCGAAACTATGCTCAAGGGTGCCTTGAATCGTGTCAGACCTCCAAAGCCAGGATGGATTTACAGCTAAACATT CTCTATACATCGGTCGCTCAAGACGATGGACAGACGAGTGCAAGACTCGCAGCAGCCGCAGGCAGAGACAGCACATCTATGAAGATCATCGCCTTGATCACAGCTGCGTACTTACCTGGGACATTCATAGCA ACACTTTTTAGCATCAGCATGTTTGACTGGGGAGCTGGAAATACTGGCTCAGTCTCGAGGTCCTTCTGGATCTACTGGGTAGTCACCATCCCACTGACAATCGTCACACTCCTCGGATGGGGACTGTGGTGGCAGTTTGAGAAGAAAAGGTTTGTACAAGAGGTCCAAGAAGCATCACAGCAGCCGTCACGCCACCGAGGTCTTCCAGAAGCTCTGGAAGAGCTGAAGTCACACGGTCTGGGTCGATCAGCAAAGTCAGAGTAA
- a CDS encoding CDP-diacylglycerol--inositol 3-phosphatidyltransferase, giving the protein MSNRSQVVADRPVDGVTETGQQDAVRRTDLDPQSRENIFLFWPNMIGYIRVILAVWSLYYMPLHPRRCSILYSVSCLLDALDGYAARIFNQSTRFGAVLDMVTDRCTTSCLLVFLAIAQPAYAPIYQGLISLDFASHYMHMYATLAMGGEGQSHKSVSTSRSRIMNFYYKKWVLFTCCAGNELFFIGLYLLCFSSSTTTFYLLSSNGPPKPASLPASPFSAAAMEIARANKINDTVPWILTLGSAPIMVFKQCINVLQLVKASQWLAEGDRRQRKAVEIAKTR; this is encoded by the exons ATGTCGAACAGAAGTCAGGTAGTGGCTGACCGTCCCGTCGATGGCGTGACTGAGACTGGACAACAAGATGCAGTCCGCCGAACCGACCTCGACCCTCAAAGCCGTGAAAACATCTTCCTCTTCTGGCCAAACATGATCG GTTACATCCGCGTCATTCTCGCTGTTTGGTCCCTCTACTACATGCCACTGCACCCACGGCGTTGCAGCATCTTATACTCTGTGAGCTGCCTTCTAGATGCGCTCGATGGATATGCAGCACGCATCTTCAATCAGTCGACACGCTTTGGTGCTGTGCTGGACATGGTAACGGACCGCTGCACGACGTCTTGTCTTCTGGTCTTCTTGGCGATCGCGCAACCGGCCTATGCACCCATCTATCAAGGCTTGATTAGCTTGGACTTTGCGAGCCACTATATGCATATGTATGCTACGTTGGCGATGGGTGGTGAGGGTCAGAGTCATAAGAGTGTCTCGACTAGTAGGAGTCGGATTATGAACTTTTACTACAAGAAG TGGGTCCTCTTCACCTGCTGCGCCGGGAACGAGCTCTTCTTCATAGGTCTATACCTATTGTGTTTCTCCTCGTCTACCACGACGTTCTATTTGCTTTCGAGCAACGGACCACCCAAGCCAGCAAGCTTACCTGCTTCGCCATTCTCAGCAGCTGCAATGGAGATTGCAAGAGCGAACAAGATCAATGACACTGTGCCTTGGATCCTGACTCTGGGAAGTGCACCAATCATGGTCTTCAAGCAGTGCATCAATGTACTGCAACTAGTGAAGGCGAGTCAGTGGTTGGCGGAAGGAGATCGTCGACAGCGTAAAGCGGTGGAGATTGCAAAGACCAGGTGA
- a CDS encoding Choline transport protein — translation MELEKDEKAQPHIDERSPGNSSLDINGLVNASGHVQEIDRSWGIWSICSLALISDNAWAAGAGSIVLALYNGGGPGVMHGLIVATFFYCFIGTSLAELSSAIPSSANVYHWASVTPGPKYGRVCSWFAGWWNCIAWIFGCASNSLFAANAVVAMWSVYHPAYVPQRWHIFMCYLEIIWIDNAIVCFGQKRIAQFANVSGVACLTLFVVCTLTVAIMPSQTGYGYASNSFVWGDFQNLTGWSSNGLVFAMGMLNGAYTVGTTDAACHLCEEIPKPRVNIPKGIAAQLLAAFSTAFIFYTAVLYGVTSLDDVFASNITSLPLAAMFQQATRSNAGTMALLVLYFFDILITIPGAWVTAGRMLWVLGRDNATPFPNFVGEVSTRWRNPFNAQIICCCAATVLGLIYIGSATAFNAFVACFSLFTTISYATAILPHLLTGRKYVKPGPFYMKGALGYVVMGIACAYIIVFNVIYMFPYTNPVTDPQLMNWTSVMFAGITSLLVIGYFWKRSRGYVGPRVVMDAKDNVMEGVIGLDKEIQARARQAR, via the coding sequence ATGGAGCTGGAAAAGGATGAGAAGGCGCAACCTCACATTGACGAACGCAGTCCTGGAAACAGCAGTCTGGACATCAACGGACTGGTCAATGCATCTGGCCATGTCCAGGAGATTGACCGCAGCTGGGGTATCTGGTCAATCTGCTCGCTCGCCTTGATTAGCGACAATGCTTGGGCTGCTGGAGCTGGTTCAATCGTGCTCGCGCTCTACAACGGCGGCGGTCCGGGTGTGATGCATGGACTCATCGTGGCGACATTCTTCTACTGCTTCATTGGCACCAGTCTAGCAGAACTTTCCTCAGCAATCCCGAGCAGCGCGAATGTATACCACTGGGCATCTGTAACTCCAGGACCAAAGTATGGCCGCGTTTGTTCGTGGTTCGCAGGCTGGTGGAATTGCATCGCCTGGATTTTTGGTTGTGCGTCCAATTCGCTGTTCGCAGCGAATGCTGTGGTGGCGATGTGGAGTGTTTATCATCCAGCCTACGTGCCGCAGAGATGGCATATTTTCATGTGCTACCTTGAAATCATCTGGATCGACAACGCGATAGTGTGCTTTGGGCAGAAGAGGATAGCACAGTTCGCCAATGTGTCTGGCGTTGCTTGTCTCACATTGTTTGTGGTTTGCACGTTGACTGTTGCAATCATGCCTAGTCAGACTGGGTACGGCTATGCCAGCAACTCGTTTGTTTGGGGCGACTTCCAGAACTTGACGGGCTGGTCAAGCAATGGCCTGGTCTTTGCCATGGGAATGCTGAATGGTGCTTACACTGTGGGAACAACCGACGCAGCATGCCACCTGTGCGAAGAGATCCCAAAGCCGCGAGTCAACATTCCCAAGGGCATTGCTGCGCAATTGCTTGCCGCCTTCAGTACTGCTTTTATATTTTACACTGCGGTGCTATACGGTGTAACATCGTTGGACGACGTCTTTGCAAGCAATATTACGTCCCTCCCGTTGGCAGCCATGTTCCAGCAAGCAACACGATCCAACGCAGGCACGATGGCGCTCCTGGTACTCTACTTCTTCGACATTCTTATCACGATCCCCGGTGCATGGGTTACTGCTGGCAGAATGCTATGGGTTCTCGGACGAGACAATGCTACGCCCTTCCCAAACTTCGTAGGGGAGGTTTCAACACGCTGGCGGAACCCGTTCAATGCACAGATCATCTGCTGTTGCGCCGCCACTGTGCTCGGTCTGATCTACATCGGCTCAGCCACAGCCTTCAACGCCTTTGTCGCGTGCTTCTCGCTCTTCACAACGATCTCGTACGCCACTGCCATTCTGCCGCATCTGCTGACAGGCAGGAAGTACGTCAAGCCAGGACCATTCTACATGAAGGGCGCACTCGGCTACGTTGTGATGGGAATCGCATGTGCTTACATCATTGTGTTCAATGTCATTTACATGTTCCCTTACACAAACCCGGTGACAGATCCGCAGCTGATGAATTGGACGAGCGTCATGTTCGCAGGTATCACGTCTTTGCTGGTTATTGGGTATTTCTGGAAGAGGAGCAGAGGATATGTTGGGCCTCGAGTCGTTATGGATGCGAAGGATAATGTCATGGAAGGAGTGATAGGTCTGGATAAGGAGATCCAAGCAAGAGCGAGGCAAGCGAGGTAG